The proteins below come from a single Torulaspora delbrueckii CBS 1146 chromosome 5, complete genome genomic window:
- the SSZ1 gene encoding ribosome-associated complex protein SSZ1 (similar to Saccharomyces cerevisiae SSZ1 (YHR064C); ancestral locus Anc_5.335) has protein sequence MSSSPIIGITFGNTTSSIAYVNPKNDVDVIANPDGERSIPSVLSYVGSDEYHGGQALQQLVRNPKNTIINFRDFIGLPFAQADVSKCAYGAPAVEVEGKVGFVISRGEDKQETITVDEVVARHLRRLKLAAEDYIGSKVSEVVITVPTSFTSEQKEALEAAAGKSGLKIVQFINEPSAALLAHAEQFPFEQDVNVVVADFGGTRSDAAVIAVRNGIFTILATKHDTNLGGDNLDNELVEYFAKDFEKKNKSNPRTNARSMAKLRTHASATKNTLSNTTSATISIDSLADGFDYHASINRMRYELVTNKVFSQLAAFIDDVIAKAELDPLDISAVLLCGGVAYSPKLTTNLEFMFPESVQILGPASKQATSQPNELSASGAALQARLASEYDASELAEALSPVVINTPHLPKAIGLVGSQGEFYPVLLAETSYPVQKKLTLKQAKGDLLIGVYEGEHHVEERTVEPTEKEAKEQDDDEEEWSDSEDDEPEIIREKLYTLSTKLMELGVKGVTNGIEVVFNINKDGLLRVSARDLKSGAVVKGEL, from the coding sequence ATGTCATCGTCTCCAATCATTGGTATAACTTTTGGTAACACTACCTCGTCGATAGCCTATGTCAATCCAAAGAATGACGTCGATGTGATCGCCAACCCTGACGGTGAACGTTCTATTCCATCTGTTTTGTCTTACGTTGGTTCTGATGAGTATCATGGTGGCCAAGCTTTGCAACAACTGGTCAGAAACCCAAAGAACACTATTATAAACTTCCGTGATTTCATTGGTTTACCATTTGCACAGGCAGATGTTTCCAAGTGCGCATATGGTGCTCCAGCTGTGGAAGTCGAAGGTAAAGTTGGGTTTGTCATCTCCAGAGGTGAGGACAAGCAAGAGACTATTACTGTAGATGAAGTTGTAGCTAGACATTTGAGAAGGTTGAAATTGGCAGCTGAAGATTACATTGGTTCCAAGGTTTCTGAGGTTGTTATCACAGTTCCAACCAGTTTCACTTCTGAGCAGAAGGAGGCTTTGGAAGCTGCTGCTGGTAAGTCTGGCTTGaagattgttcaattcatcaatgaacCATCTGCTGCTTTGTTGGCTCACGCGGAACAATTCCCATTCGAACAAGACGTCAACGTAGTTGTGGCCGATTTTGGTGGTACCAGATCCGATGCTGCTGTTATCGCTGTGCGTAACGGTATCTTTACCATTCTAGCCACCAAGCACGATACCAACTTGGGTGGTGATAACTTGGACAACGAATTGGTTGAATATTTCGCCAAGGACTTCGAAAAGAAAAACAAGAGCAACCCAAGAACTAATGCTAGATCTATGGCCAAGTTGAGAACTCACGCATCCGCTACCAAGAACACTTTGTCCAATACTACTTCAGCCACAATCTCGATCGACTCTTTGGCTGATGGTTTCGACTACCATGCTTCTATCAACAGAATGAGATACGAATTGGTTACAAACAAAGTTTTCTCCCAGCTAGCCGCTTTCATCGACGATGTTATTGCCAAAGCTGAGCTAGATCCATTGGATATCTCTGCTGTCTTGCTCTGTGGTGGTGTCGCTTACAGTCCAAAATTGACTACCAACTTGGAATTTATGTTCCCAGAATCCGTCCAGATCTTAGGTCCAGCTTCCAAGCAAGCTACTAGCCAACCAAACGAACTATCTGCCTCTGGTGCAGCTCTACAAGCCAGATTGGCAAGCGAATACGATGCTAGTGAATTGGCCGAGGCTCTAAGCCCAGTTGTCATCAACACTCCACACTTGCCAAAGGCCATCGGTTTAGTTGGTTCCCAGGGCGAATTCTATCCAGTGCTGCTAGCCGAGACTTCTTACCCAGTGCAGAAGAAACTCACTTTGAAGCAAGCTAAGGGTGATCTATTGATTGGTGTCTACGAAGGTGAGCATCacgttgaagaaagaaccGTCGAGCCAACTGAAAAAGAAGCAAAGGaacaggatgatgatgaagaagaatggtCTGACAGTGAGGATGACGAGCCTGAGATCATTAGAGAGAAACTATACACTTTGAGCACCAAGCTAATGGAGCTAGGTGTCAAAGGTGTCACTAACGGTATTGAAGTGgtcttcaacatcaacaagGACGGTCTATTGAGAGTCAGCGCTAGAGACTTGAAATCTGGAGCTGTCGTCAAGGGCGAATTGTAA
- the PAN5 gene encoding 2-dehydropantoate 2-reductase PAN5 (similar to Saccharomyces cerevisiae PAN5 (YHR063C); ancestral locus Anc_5.334), whose product MTLNPGPIVHILGLGAMGALLAADLLRYTNASVIPLFRSKERLSRFQDEYQSTIKIRKMFLEDQPVENSTVERSECPETFAGEPIRNLIITTKTYQTKDALQPYMRFINSHTNLILIQNGLGVPEMLKEDVFTDPKRRPQLFQGVISHGAYQDQGFTYKHAGTGDLKIAKLPWDVSDSIQSLESAAKDSQENELVKLLTEPKFAQAINCKQMTYQEMLMGQLYKFLVNSCINPVTSIVDCVNGELADDCSEIFTLIIDECLQILRVEYKSLFDYEQEYQGKSGYPQLSVNSVLNTAHMLQEVVTVGCVVNRQNSSSMRQDTLNLRDTEIEFINGYIVKLAKKHNLNAKVNETVQAFVNLRTGVNRKRNIEGDKRSNK is encoded by the coding sequence ATGACTCTTAATCCGGGACCAATAGTGCATATTCTGGGGCTTGGTGCCATGGGTGCTCTCTTAGCGGCCGATTTGCTTCGGTATACCAACGCTTCTGTGATTCCGTTATTTAGGTCTAAGGAAAGATTATCGAGATTCCAAGATGAATACCAGAGCACTATCAAGATTCGGAAGATGTTTCTAGAGGATCAGCCGGTGGAGAATAGTACTGTGGAGAGAAGTGAATGTCCTGAGACTTTTGCCGGTGAACCTATCAGGAATCTTATCATCACTACGAAAACCTATCAAACCAAGGATGCTTTACAACCATATATGAGGTTTATCAATTCACATACAAACTTGAttttgattcaaaatggtCTTGGTGTTCCAgaaatgttgaaagaggATGTTTTCACTGATCCAAAGAGAAGACCGCAGTTATTCCAGGGTGTTATTTCTCATGGTGCTTATCAGGATCAGGGGTTTACTTATAAACATGCTGGTACGGGCGACTTGAAAATTGCTAAATTACCATGGGACGTGAGTGACTCTATTCAGAGCCTCGAAAGTGCTGCGAAGGACAGTCAAGAGAATGAGCTTGTAAAATTGTTGACAGAGCCCAAATTTGCGCAAGCAATCAATTGTAAGCAAATGACTTACCAAGAAATGCTAATGGGACAACTTTACAAAttcttggtcaattcaTGTATCAACCCGGTCACTTCAATCGTCGACTGTGTCAACGGAGAACTCGCTGACGACTGCTCTGAAATATTTACACTTATCATCGACGAATGTCTCCAAATTCTCAGGGTCGAATACAAATCCCTTTTTGACTATGAACAAGAGTACCAGGGCAAATCCGGCTATCCACAGTTATCCGTTAACTCTGTCCTCAACACTGCTCACATGTTACAGGAAGTGGTGACTGTCGGCTGTGTCGTGAACCGTCAAAATAGCAGTTCCATGAGACAAGACACCCTGAATCTTAGAGACACTGAAATCGAATTCATTAACGGCTACATTGTCAAGCTCGCTAAAAAGCATAACCTCAACGCTAAAGTCAACGAGACCGTCCAGGCCTTCGTAAACCTAAGAACTGGAGTCAACAGAAAGCGCAATATCGAGGGTGACAAGAGATCAAATAAATAG
- the SUM1 gene encoding Sum1p (similar to Saccharomyces cerevisiae SUM1 (YDR310C); ancestral locus Anc_5.333), producing the protein MIQGIRASSDGDIDPDGRCGLNRANDGMREAAGRETSDEPVKMLADEVYTMSEAIKSLEKLYETRDITTTASIEELFTTLKTLSHNQTILENKLEDALKNQMNTDVLVNSLNSRMNQLSTTVANLSKVASSGAANASRSDSSQSVATNGTEQSRPPSVRRGPGRPRKDGTSRFTDNSRLQVNPVKISLPTGAVQVSKAKKYFVDPNAPPEPIPVVKSEPQEVTDAPAIPAKRKRGRPPKKRTVDTMVAQKNEVKNDAKPKEDVVEETPREKTPQPAEHELVLLQPSEPLEPVMPTEQPMAIATASPSMSVSPPITSRSSSPSSHIANLIPSAAATAETTDNPENENDKVGTIPTENPIITTRIIGPLARKRLLGATADSDNIMIEMSSSSVAPDNGLESSSNISRQQKELDKRRDSREKMLVNMKYSDREKAKSFMESNKKLLKAMREEERRKRMTALINGSSSVSPSEQPSPSATPTEPVQESAFQADNALQRSKKIGISSMLNNDGTAALIENPEELLSRERSHEADFQDFTDDEDEDDEDDEERYRKRISSNQSPSPSTHLFDNSPAFEKEGTLSTRKGESQASLILASPIELLCRDGFFYQRDNPKVPITTGAYLGFKYKSKEDELVKLNDNHRDFVDKTRHERMNAHFLRLDIECETENAFAILSKTTLTEKYVNSLEYFLMEFRWENKLVGLGLKLRESKRTWQRRKALFTLFEFWRDQSRRKRNFKNYTILHAVKEMENYRIFINRSVSWFYNHITLLKMILYDLCDNVDTQWREWMFNKDEALPTQGVNNVNDDNINEAIDNVLTLDFLDDGTQNNQVKSSKVIPPTQ; encoded by the coding sequence ATGATCCAGGGTATAAGGGCTAGTTCTGATGGGGATATCGATCCCGATGGGAGGTGCGGCTTAAACAGAGCAAACGATGGGATGAGGGAAGCTGCGGGTCGGGAGACTAGTGATGAACCAGTTAAAATGCTGGCAGATGAGGTTTATACGATGTCTGAAGCTATAAAGAGTCTGGAGAAATTATATGAGACTAGGGATATCACTACAACGGCCtctattgaagaactttTTACTACTTTAAAGACGTTATCACATAATCAGACCATACTTGAAAACAAATTGGAGGATGCATTGAAGAATCAGATGAATACAGACGTTTTAGTTAATAGTCTCAACTCTAGGATGAATCAATTGTCTACTACCGTGGCAAACTTATCTAAAGTGGCTTCGTCGGGAGCTGCTAATGCAAGCCGTAGTGATTCGTCGCAATCAGTGGCTACAAATGGTACGGAGCAGTCTAGACCTCCGTCGGTTCGTCGTGGCCCTGGAAGGCCGAGGAAGGATGGAACTAGTAGGTTTACTGATAACAGTAGGCTGCAGGTCAATCCGGTGAAGATAAGCTTGCCGACTGGCGCCGTACAGGTATCAAAGGCTAAGAAATACTTTGTGGATCCAAATGCTCCACCAGAGCCTATACCCGTGGTTAAGAGTGAGCCTCAGGAAGTTACAGATGCTCCAGCTATTCCAgcaaagaggaaaagaggTAGACCTCCTAAGAAGAGAACTGTTGATACTATGGTGGCtcaaaagaatgaagtTAAAAATGATGCCAAACCTAAGGAAGATGTTGTCGAGGAGACTCCGAGGGAGAAAACTCCTCAGCCTGCTGAACATGAACTCGTACTGTTGCAGCCCTCAGAGCCCCTGGAACCTGTGATGCCCACAGAGCAACCAATGGCAATTGCTACTGCATCTCCATCCATGTCGGTGTCACCTCCAATTACATCAAGATCGTCgtctccttcttctcataTCGCTAATTTAATACCCTCGGCAGCAGCGACCGCCGAAACCACTGATAACCCTGAGAATGAGAACGACAAAGTTGGCACAATTCCTACCGAGAATCCTATCATAACAACCCGCATAATTGGGCCACTAGCACGTAAGAGGCTTTTGGGAGCCACTGCCGATAGCGATAACATAATGATTGAgatgtcatcttcatccgTGGCCCCTGATAACGGGCTTGAGAGTAGTTCAAACATCAGTCGACAGCAGAAAGAGCTGGACAAAAGGCGAGATTCGCGTGAGAAGATGCTTGTAAACATGAAGTACAGCGATAGGGAAAAGGCCAAATCTTTCATGGAGTCGAATAAAAAATTATTAAAAGCTAtgagagaagaagaaaggcGAAAGAGGATGACAGCACTAATAAACGGATCTTCTAGTGTGTCTCCCTCAGAACAGCCTTCGCCATCTGCTACACCCACAGAGCCAGTGCAAGAATCCGCATTCCAAGCCGACAACGCATTACAGAGATCCAAAAAGATAGGCATATCATCAATGCTTAACAATGATGGGACAGCAGCTCTGATTGAAAATCCGGAAGAGCTGCTCAGCCGTGAACGATCACATGAGGCTGACTTTCAAGACTTTACagatgacgaagacgaggatgacgaggatgacgaagaaagATATAGAAAAAGAATATCCTCAAATCAGTCACCTTCTCCATCCACACATCTTTTTGATAACTCTCCAGCATTCGAGAAAGAGGGGACTCTAAGTACCAGAAAAGGTGAATCACAAGCATCACTGATACTGGCTTCCCCAATAGAATTACTATGTCGAGATGGGTTCTTTTATCAAAGGGATAATCCCAAAGTCCCCATAACCACAGGAGCGTACCTTGGTTTCAAATATAAATCCAAAGAAGACGAGCTGGTAAAACTGAATGATAACCATCGAGATTTCGTCGATAAGACGAGGCACGAACGCATGAATGCACATTTCTTGCGACTTGATATAGAGTGCGAGACGGAGAATGCATTTGCAATCTTGAGTAAAACTACACTTACTGAGAAATATGTCAATAGTTTAGAGTATTTCCTCATGGAGTTCAGATGGGAAAACAAGCTTGTTGGTTTAGGATTGAAGCTCAGAGAATCAAAAAGGACTTGGCAGAGACGCAAAGCGTTATTTACTCTATTCGAATTTTGGAGAGATCAATCAAGGCGGAAGAggaacttcaaaaactACACAATATTACACGCAGTTAAGGAAATGGAAAATTATAGAATCTTTATCAACAGATCTGTCTCATGGTTTTACAATCACATTACTCTGCTCAAGATGATCCTTTACGATCTTTGTGATAACGTCGATACTCAATGGAGAGAATGGATGTTTAACAAGGATGAAGCATTGCCCACACAGGGTGTCAACAATGTCAATGACGACAATATCAACGAAGCTATCGATAACGTATTAACGCTAGATTTTCTGGATGATGGAACGCAGAATAACCAGGTCAAATCTTCGAAAGTCATCCCACCCACGCAATAG